AAATTTTTGATACATATCACAGAATTTTGATGTGCAGTACACAAATTTTTAAAAGTCAAAACATTGACTCACTAACAAATAAAATACATTCACAATAAAATTTGATAACAAATTGAAGAAATTAATTCTAATTCTTAAGAAAATTACTGTAACTTTGTAAGAAGAACACTGGTTGTGAATTGTGATCTCAGTTCTCAACTGAGTTGTCtaccttcaaaaaaaaaaaaaaaaactcagttgTCTACCCCCATACTCCTTCCTCCTACTGGTAGCAGCTTCCTGCCCTAACTTACACCCAcacaaactctctctctctcactttccAGAGACAGACAGAGAGTGCAACCCAATGAATCCGCTAACCCTAGTGAAGcgcattcagagcatcaactcCAAAGAAGCCTCTCTCGGAATCGGCGAAGATGCTTCCTGGCACGCCAAATACAAAGAATCCGCTTACGTCTTCGTCGGCGGCATCCCCTTCGACCTCACCGAGGGCGACCTCCTCGCCGTTTTTGCTCAGTTAATCATTCCCTTTACGCTTTCATTTTTTACCTTTTTTCcccttgttaattttaattttaatgttcaTTTGTATTTGGTTAAACTCAGGTATGGGGAAGTTGTGGATGTTAATCTCGTTAGGGATAAAGGTACCGGAAAATCCAAGGGTTTTGCCTTCCTTGCTTATGAAGATCAAAGGAGCACTAATCTTGCTGTTGGTGAGACTttacattttcaatttttatatttttgcacaAAAAATCACTTAGATTTTATCATGAGTTTTATCTATCAAGGTAGCTCATGCTGTTacataatgaaaagaaaagaatagaaagGCTTAGacgttgttattgttgttttttATGGTGTGTCTGTTTACAGTTTTTTGTGTTCTCTGTCTCAGATAATCTGAATGGAGCGCAGATTTTGGGTAGAATTATTAGGGTGGATCATGTTGATAAGTataagaaaaaggaagaggaagatgaagagacCGAGCGCCAGAAGAGGGAGGCCCGAGGTGTCTGTAGAGCTTTCCAAAGAGGGGAATGTACTCGCGGCGCTTTTTGCAAATTTTCTCATGATGAGCAAGTAAGTTCAACCATTATATTATGCTACAATGCACCCGGTTTTATTATGCATATTAATCCGATAGTTCTAAGTAAAGAGGAATCTATAAGGACCACGAATGTTTAATGGTTTTAATTAGAAATACGATTTATGATAGCATACTAGGATGTTATATAATCCATAACCaaccccacctagtgggacaagacATAGTAATTGTTATTTAGTTCATGTATTGGGATTAATTTGTGAAAAATGAaacttataattaaatattttggaaTGATACCCCAGTGAAGAGAGCACAACACCGAAGAGTCTTATTGTACCTTCTATTACCAAAAACTTAACCTGATAATTTCTAGGAATATGCTTCAGTAACAGGAACATCAATGGCCATGTTAAGCAAATCTTCTAAGTTCTAAGCAGACCAGTGCACAATGTTGGTCAAAGAAGTTGCACAGATAATTTAAAAACTGTGACTGAAGCCTTGAACAAAATTTAGCTATTGCCTATATTCTGATTATTGATATATACCTTAAATGAGAAATTTGTTTTCGTTGTAATTAAGTTCTATTTTGCAATTTTTTGGGGGTTGGTTCAACTTGGTTTATCTGAACATCAATTTTTCCAAATAGTTCTTGTGTTGTTGATGTAAAATTACCAGCAATGGGATCTTAAAGAATGAATAAGTTAATTGGgtaactttttctttgtttatataGTGGACTTGGAATAAATAGGAATTTTAATTGATAAAGTGATTACACTTGGTTCACTTATCATAAAGTATAATGGTAGACAGATCTTCTCAGCTCTAACTAGAAGTCTTCACTCATTTTCTTACCTTGTTTTCTCTACTTTCATTATTTACTTACTCTTCACTTTTGCTTTGCATACAATTGGGCTTTTGAAGTTGTTTATGGTATAAATGACGATTTTGAAGCTGTCCTGTTACAATTTGATATGTTTGAGTGATTGGTTGTCTTTGTTGTCGTTATTGGTTTATCCAGAGAGCTGCAAACACTGGTTGGGGTCAACGTGAGGATGACACCCCAAAATGGGGTCATGAcaaattccagggtcccaaaaaGGAGAGACAATCTGGCAACAACCAATTAAATCGTATTCCTGAAAGTAGAGATAGAGATTCACGCCCCAGATCCCATGACAATGAGAAAGGATCTGACAGCCAACCCAAGAGAAGTGAAAGAAGAGAGGAGATGTGGAGGCGGCATGATGATGATCAGGGGAGAGAAAATAACAGTAGAAGGGATGAAAAGAGATTTAAAAGGCATGAAGATGAGGATAAACTTGAAGGAAGAGATTATAACAGTAGAAGAGATGAAAAAAGATCAAGAAGGCATGAAGACGATGAGTCTGAACATAGGTCTAGAGAAGATCGATTTAGGAGAGAGGGGAAAAGATTTAGAAGGAGTGGTTTTGATGATATGGAACCTGAACCTAGAGATCATTGTAGAAGGGAAGACCAGAGGTCGACAAGACCAGATGATGTTGAGTTTGATCACAAGTCTAGGGATTCTAATGCAAGGGAGGATAACAGACCCAGGAAGCAAGATGACAATGAGTTTCCAGGTCAGCCAAGAGAATCAAGAAAGTACAATGATGATGATTTTGCTGGTAACAGGGAAGAAAGGAGATCAAGAAAGCACGATGAAGAAGATTATGCACCACGGTCAAGAGAAGACTATGACAAGAAGCGGGAAAACAGATCGTATAGAAACGATTCTGATCGATCGGACCCAAAAGGAAGAAATGATTTTGATAGGAGAGACGAGAAGAGGTCAAGAAGGTAAAAGCGATTTGAGGCATGGGATATGGGCACCACAGTCCATTGTTACGAGGAGAAATGAGTATATTGGTGTGTTAAACATCATCTGATAAACCGAAATTTGTTTCAGTGCTTATAATATTTCCACGGTTACTTTGTTTGTCACATGATTACTCCCTCTATGCTGTTAGCGCCGTGATGAATTTCCTTTGGATGTGGTGAGTTTTGATAAATATTGTGTTTGGTTCAATCAGCTCCATCTATCAATGCTAATGCATAatgaatatttacatatatggTTTACATCTGTTACTCATGCTATCATATTTTAAATTTCTCTACAGGCTTGAAAATAGTGAAGGCAAAGctgttatttttattaacttcGGTCTCTCTGACTTTGGTAATTGGTACTGAGTTCATTTATTGCTGAGTCTTCATCAATGGAGTAAAAAAATCACTCATTTGGTTAGCAAAATATCTGCAATATTAACAATCATACTTAAGACATTTTCAGGTAACTTAGGGCTTAGATCTTTTACCATAAAGGGCTAAAATTGAAAAGCAATATAGAATTGATAGAATAATAGTAGTAGTTACTCAAATAAAATCTTGATCAATAAACTACTACAACAATTTTCAACTCATTTCACTAAAGAATGGCTTAGACAGGCC
This region of Arachis hypogaea cultivar Tifrunner chromosome 8, arahy.Tifrunner.gnm2.J5K5, whole genome shotgun sequence genomic DNA includes:
- the LOC112707829 gene encoding uncharacterized protein: MNPLTLVKRIQSINSKEASLGIGEDASWHAKYKESAYVFVGGIPFDLTEGDLLAVFAQYGEVVDVNLVRDKGTGKSKGFAFLAYEDQRSTNLAVDNLNGAQILGRIIRVDHVDKYKKKEEEDEETERQKREARGVCRAFQRGECTRGAFCKFSHDEQRAANTGWGQREDDTPKWGHDKFQGPKKERQSGNNQLNRIPESRDRDSRPRSHDNEKGSDSQPKRSERREEMWRRHDDDQGRENNSRRDEKRFKRHEDEDKLEGRDYNSRRDEKRSRRHEDDESEHRSREDRFRREGKRFRRSGFDDMEPEPRDHCRREDQRSTRPDDVEFDHKSRDSNAREDNRPRKQDDNEFPGQPRESRKYNDDDFAGNREERRSRKHDEEDYAPRSREDYDKKRENRSYRNDSDRSDPKGRNDFDRRDEKRSRR